A genomic segment from Grus americana isolate bGruAme1 unplaced genomic scaffold, bGruAme1.mat scaffold_228, whole genome shotgun sequence encodes:
- the LOC129200507 gene encoding inositol 1,4,5-trisphosphate receptor-interacting protein-like 1, whose translation MATAIALLLAVLAVQHGLKHDHQIDVAATERMQQREEYLQQEMTRLLQEVEQSRSAEGATLLSVLQRWPLWTVAGALVLLAEVCWLAREMKLASGSCSQQDSSGSEEEDDDEDEGDRRGLRSLAASAPLPMQGLPDTCEALKELVGDLLGVCRVLSKKTFMPQMHPAVGMDGTYETWSVHGNNIAYRLLVFLRPPPGHSFRLELDTTGQLPARHSSIHVLLECVCSREQLLGDISCFLHHPDDRLPRDQSSCLLRALCTRSYLDVEKIACWVQLLVRSAWLLLPQSHHCQLMVLPSSQSCKFQLRTTSRMNICTEMIFAVQQGSSGAYLSLE comes from the coding sequence ATGGCTACGGCAATCGCCCTCCTTCTGGCTGTGCTGGCCGTCCAGCACGGGCTGAAGCACGACCACCAGATAGATGTGGCCGCGACCGAGCGGATGCAGCAGCGCGAGGAGTATCTCCAGCAGGAGATGActcggctgctgcaggaggtcgAGCAGAGCAGGAGCGCCGAGGGAGCCACGCTCCTTTCCGTCTTGCAGCGGTGGCCGTTGTGGACCGTTGCAGGAGCCCTGGTCCTGCTCGCTGAGGTCTGCTGGCTGGCCAGGGAAATGAAGCTTgcctctggcagctgcagtcagCAGGACAGCTCcggcagtgaggaggaggacgacGACGAGGATGAGGGAGACCGCCGTGGCCTCAGGTCTTTGGCTGCGTCCGCCCCGTTGCCGATGCAGGGCCTGCCCGACACGTGCGAGGCgctgaaggagctggtgggTGACCTCCTCGGTGTCTGCCGCGTGCTCTCCAAGAAGACCTTCATGCCGCAGATGCACCCGGCCGTCGGGATGGACGGCACCTATGAAACCTGGAGCGTCCACGGGAACAACATCGCCTACCGCCTGCTGGTGTTCCTGCGGCCACCCCCCGGGCACTCTTTCCGCCTGGAGCTGGACACCACggggcagctgccagcaaggcACTCCAGCATCCACGTGCTGCTGGAGTGCGTGTGCTcaagggagcagctgctgggggatATTTCGTGCTTTCTGCACCACCCCGACGACCGGCTGCCGAGGGATCAGAGCTCGTGCCTCCTACGCGCCCTCTGCACACGCTCCTACTTGGACGTGGAGAAAATCGCCTGCTGGGTCCAACTGCTGGTGAGATCAGCCTGGCTGCTTTTGCCTCAGTCGCACCACTGCCAGCTGATggtgctgccttcctcccagtCCTGCAAGTTCCAGCTGAGAACCACCTCCAGGATGAACATCTGCACTGAGATGATTTTTGCGGTGCAGCAAGGCAGCTCGGGCGCCTACCTGAGCCTTGAGTAG